A stretch of Crossiella cryophila DNA encodes these proteins:
- a CDS encoding family 20 glycosylhydrolase, whose protein sequence is MVVTLPGVQEWSAGGDAFTFRPGSRIVVDAAHADRLLADARTLAADLTAALLVPEIGVHQGPPQNAVPGDLLLTLGGNDPRLGAEGYELAVGAVLRISAPQPAGVYWGGRTAVQLLRGSTNLPGGRVRDWPRYPMRAMLINNATKHFGLSWWENQIRDLSYQKFNELLIYVDGVGSTRDELIKINELGQRYHVTIVPQLNMPGHMDQVLPARPEFQLREQNGNRRPNALDLSNDAARAWALGLIEDHIGLFDGPWWHLGADEYPHWGPIDDYPQLAEYGRRRHGPQANGWDTFTGFIMDAHEVIRRHGKKMRVWNDMQRTFPKVVKLDPEIVVEHWNSTHGGSVTVSQFVARGHGLVNCHDDFLYHVGGRNPDGTQRPKSDARRIYETLRVGDFQGAEDLPDDHPKLLGIRLSQFNDPPIELHESNEATAAGLFETYRAVGQLAWGSPRPQARWTDLRGAVYGLGRAPGYRHVPTLPTGPGPGVARDGYEKMTFFATRVDGKIEHGWQYTPGNGPWRRDTVGGVKGGGVVGNPVTVRDINGRLRYLARTRNGTLEHGCQYSPGTGPWEYDELGSGLTGSPGMVLDAAGRLCFLARRSNGGLLFGRERVAGSGGPFELTEVGNASAAGDAALALDVQGRLVFFARRSNGKLLHGWRTAALVGGSWDFAEMGTDVAGDPGIALDTSGKLCFLARRADGQLLHGWQRTPGNGPWEFTQLGSAVAGDPAVLLDVAGRLTYFVRRDNGRLLHGWQTRPGLGPWDQAELSGDLTGDPGVHLDHVGRSVFFVRADNGRIRHGWQGSPGQGPWGYTELGNDILDL, encoded by the coding sequence ATGGTGGTCACGCTTCCCGGAGTACAGGAATGGTCGGCGGGTGGCGACGCCTTCACCTTCCGGCCCGGCAGCCGGATCGTGGTGGACGCGGCGCACGCCGATCGGCTGCTGGCCGACGCGCGCACGCTCGCCGCCGATCTGACCGCGGCGCTGCTGGTGCCCGAGATCGGCGTGCACCAGGGGCCGCCGCAGAACGCGGTGCCCGGCGATCTGCTGCTCACCCTGGGCGGCAACGATCCCCGGCTCGGCGCGGAGGGCTACGAACTCGCCGTCGGCGCGGTGCTGCGGATCAGCGCGCCGCAACCGGCCGGGGTGTACTGGGGCGGGCGCACCGCCGTGCAGCTCTTACGCGGCTCCACCAACCTGCCCGGTGGGCGGGTGCGGGACTGGCCGCGCTACCCGATGCGCGCGATGCTGATCAACAACGCCACCAAGCATTTCGGGTTGTCCTGGTGGGAGAACCAGATCCGCGATCTGTCCTACCAGAAGTTCAACGAGCTGCTGATCTACGTCGACGGGGTCGGCAGCACCCGCGACGAGCTGATCAAGATCAATGAGCTGGGCCAGCGGTACCACGTCACGATCGTGCCGCAGCTCAACATGCCGGGGCACATGGACCAGGTGCTGCCCGCCCGCCCGGAGTTCCAGCTGCGCGAGCAGAACGGCAACCGGCGGCCCAACGCACTGGACCTCAGCAACGACGCGGCCCGTGCCTGGGCGCTCGGGCTGATCGAGGACCACATCGGACTCTTCGACGGTCCCTGGTGGCACCTGGGCGCGGACGAGTACCCGCACTGGGGCCCGATCGACGACTACCCGCAGCTGGCCGAGTACGGCCGCCGCAGGCACGGCCCGCAGGCCAACGGCTGGGACACCTTCACCGGGTTCATCATGGACGCCCATGAGGTGATTCGCCGGCACGGCAAGAAGATGCGGGTCTGGAACGACATGCAGCGCACCTTCCCCAAGGTGGTCAAGCTGGACCCGGAGATCGTGGTGGAGCACTGGAACTCCACCCACGGCGGCTCGGTCACGGTCAGCCAGTTCGTCGCCCGAGGGCACGGCCTGGTCAACTGCCACGACGACTTCCTCTACCACGTCGGCGGCCGCAATCCCGATGGCACGCAACGGCCCAAGTCCGATGCCAGGCGGATCTACGAAACCCTGCGGGTCGGCGATTTCCAGGGCGCCGAGGACCTGCCGGACGACCACCCCAAGCTGCTCGGCATCCGGCTCTCCCAGTTCAACGACCCGCCCATCGAGCTGCACGAGAGCAACGAGGCCACCGCGGCCGGGTTGTTCGAGACCTACCGTGCGGTTGGCCAGCTCGCCTGGGGCTCGCCGCGGCCGCAGGCGCGCTGGACCGACCTGCGCGGCGCCGTCTACGGCCTGGGCCGCGCGCCCGGCTACCGGCACGTGCCCACCCTGCCCACCGGGCCGGGACCGGGCGTGGCCAGGGACGGCTACGAGAAGATGACCTTCTTCGCCACCAGGGTGGACGGGAAGATCGAGCACGGCTGGCAGTACACCCCCGGCAACGGGCCGTGGCGGCGGGACACCGTCGGCGGGGTCAAGGGCGGCGGCGTGGTCGGCAACCCGGTCACCGTCCGGGACATCAACGGGCGGCTGCGCTACCTGGCCCGCACCCGCAACGGCACCCTGGAACACGGCTGCCAGTACAGCCCCGGCACCGGACCGTGGGAGTACGACGAACTCGGCAGCGGGCTCACCGGCTCGCCCGGCATGGTGCTGGACGCGGCCGGGCGGCTCTGCTTCCTGGCCAGGCGCAGCAACGGCGGCCTGCTCTTCGGCCGGGAACGGGTGGCCGGTTCCGGCGGGCCGTTCGAGCTGACCGAGGTGGGCAACGCCTCGGCGGCCGGGGATGCCGCGCTCGCACTGGACGTGCAGGGACGGCTGGTCTTCTTCGCCAGGCGCAGCAACGGGAAACTGCTGCACGGCTGGCGGACCGCGGCCCTGGTCGGCGGGTCATGGGACTTCGCCGAGATGGGCACCGACGTGGCGGGCGATCCCGGCATCGCCTTGGACACCAGCGGAAAACTCTGCTTCCTGGCCCGTCGTGCCGACGGTCAGCTGCTGCACGGCTGGCAGCGCACCCCCGGCAACGGACCGTGGGAGTTCACCCAGCTCGGCTCGGCGGTCGCCGGTGATCCGGCGGTGCTGCTGGACGTGGCCGGGCGGCTCACCTACTTCGTGCGCCGGGACAACGGCAGGCTGCTGCACGGCTGGCAGACCCGGCCCGGCCTCGGCCCGTGGGACCAGGCCGAGCTGAGCGGGGACCTCACCGGCGATCCGGGCGTGCACCTGGACCACGTCGGCCGGTCGGTGTTCTTCGTGCGGGCCGACAACGGGCGCATCCGGCACGGCTGGCAGGGGTCACCCGGTCAGGGGCCTTGGGGTTACACCGAACTGGGCAACGACATTCTCGATCTATAA
- a CDS encoding ADP-ribosylglycohydrolase family protein, translating into MPADPTALLDRGAGCLLGGAVGDALGAPVEFLARPEIRREFGPSGITDPPRPALITDDTQLTLFTAEGYLHAWVRGKHRGVWGPTETVWQSYRRWLTTQQLDGPAPLARGLLADKRMYASRAPGVTCLRVLQSATLPNTTSDSRGCGGVARAAPAGFAPTPQTAYQLGCEFAALTHGHPSGWAPAGALALIVHLVAVRQRPLGDAVDQATGRALRDDQETGLALAAAAALAAADSSAARRVREARAFGRPVPAGGPSANSVESLGAGWVGPEALAIAVYAALTHRRAEQFPDALRLAANHSGDSDSTAAITGNILGALHGTAVLPREWLGMLELSDVIEQTGRDLAASCAGLPFDEEHYLLPE; encoded by the coding sequence GTGCCCGCAGATCCGACGGCGCTCCTGGACCGGGGGGCCGGCTGCCTGCTCGGCGGCGCGGTCGGCGACGCCCTCGGCGCCCCGGTGGAGTTCCTGGCCCGGCCGGAGATCCGCCGCGAGTTCGGTCCCTCGGGCATCACCGACCCGCCGCGACCTGCGCTGATCACCGACGACACCCAGTTGACCCTGTTCACCGCCGAGGGCTACCTGCACGCCTGGGTGCGGGGCAAGCACCGCGGTGTGTGGGGGCCGACCGAGACGGTGTGGCAGAGCTACCGGCGCTGGCTGACCACCCAGCAGCTGGACGGCCCGGCCCCGCTGGCCCGCGGCCTGCTCGCGGACAAGCGGATGTACGCCAGCCGGGCGCCGGGGGTGACCTGCCTGCGGGTGCTGCAGTCGGCCACCCTGCCCAACACCACCAGCGACTCCCGCGGCTGCGGCGGAGTGGCCCGCGCCGCGCCCGCCGGGTTCGCCCCCACCCCGCAGACCGCCTACCAGCTGGGCTGCGAGTTCGCCGCGCTCACCCACGGTCACCCCTCGGGCTGGGCCCCGGCGGGCGCACTGGCCCTGATCGTGCATCTGGTGGCGGTGCGTCAACGCCCATTGGGGGACGCGGTGGACCAGGCCACCGGCCGGGCGCTGCGCGATGACCAGGAGACCGGACTGGCGCTGGCCGCGGCGGCCGCGCTGGCCGCCGCCGACTCCTCGGCCGCCCGCCGGGTGCGCGAGGCCCGTGCCTTCGGCAGGCCGGTGCCCGCGGGTGGTCCGTCGGCGAACTCGGTGGAGAGCCTGGGCGCGGGCTGGGTGGGTCCGGAGGCGCTGGCCATCGCGGTCTACGCCGCGCTGACCCACCGCAGGGCCGAGCAGTTCCCTGACGCGCTGCGGCTGGCCGCCAACCACTCCGGCGACAGCGATTCCACCGCGGCGATCACCGGCAACATCCTGGGCGCGCTGCACGGCACCGCGGTGCTGCCACGGGAGTGGCTGGGCATGCTGGAGCTGTCCGACGTGATCGAGCAGACCGGCCGCGATCTGGCCGCATCCTGTGCCGGGCTGCCCTTCGACGAGGAGCACTACCTGCTGCCGGAGTGA
- a CDS encoding AfsR/SARP family transcriptional regulator codes for MRREDKVAETCLPGSTINRVGFRLLGPVELVVDGESVPVGGAGVRCLLAALVTEPGQVVSAERITEVLWAGRPPATARTIVQGYVSRLRKLFTELALPVSLDTRAPGYLLRMDPDLIDAHRARRLAAAARDLPPGPRAELLGQVLDLWRGEPLSGLGSPVLEGEVRPELTELRLTVTEEYFAAQLALGRHEELLPRIQRLHADEPLRERLAEYAVLALYRCGRRTEALRTYEDYRERLSAKLGLDPRPELRDLIDRVRTDDPALCAAQPECEASAPPAPTELPAPAAGFTGRTAEQSWLDGLLSRAEQAGESAVGVLAGAGGIGKSALALTWARRSAAHFADGVLFGALRGFDPEHPPADPAELLRQFLLELGLAAEAVPVPFDERLALYRSMLAGRRVLVLLDDARDSEQVRPLLPPGGGSLALITSRRRLDGLVVSHGAGIHTLGTLPRAVGVALLASEARTADPAVLDELAALCGDLPLALRVVAARLAAAGNPGKLAAELRDEQHRLAGLEEDGSSVRGAFDISYRDLAPEPAAVFRLLGLHPGPSLTPDLVAALAGTTPAAARRALRGLTAAHLLAEPRRDRFALHDLIRLHARELARTELGETARRAAQRRLIHYYWRWCAHAAVKFSPSTHGFGLPPGGEADPVPDWSAEEALRWFETERANAVAVIRLAREEGFPRETWLLARPVSIYLAVRNRVEDWISVNELGLAAATAAGEGAGVAMMLNGLGAATHRLGRREESLRYYRDSLAAATQAGDRHAAARAATNVAGALAWLRRAPEAEIAAAEAIRHNQEIGDRHAESAINNTLGVLALDSGRPERAETYFQRAVAIDEEIGDDNFLATALNNLARALLARGEVEGAAAANRRALALAISHGMNRTEAFARRGLGDVASATGDGPAAAAQWRRALEILDAFDRGEAETVRARLAVLEGRP; via the coding sequence GTGCGGCGCGAAGACAAGGTGGCGGAGACCTGCTTGCCAGGGTCGACGATCAACCGCGTCGGGTTCCGCCTGCTCGGGCCGGTGGAACTCGTGGTGGACGGGGAATCGGTGCCGGTGGGCGGTGCGGGCGTGCGCTGCCTGCTCGCGGCGCTGGTGACAGAGCCGGGACAGGTGGTCAGCGCGGAACGAATCACCGAGGTGCTGTGGGCCGGACGGCCCCCGGCGACCGCGCGCACCATCGTGCAGGGCTACGTCTCCCGGTTGCGCAAACTCTTCACCGAGCTGGCGCTGCCTGTGTCCTTGGACACTAGGGCGCCCGGCTACCTGCTCCGGATGGATCCCGATCTGATCGACGCGCACCGGGCGCGCCGGCTGGCCGCGGCCGCCCGCGACCTGCCACCAGGCCCGCGTGCCGAGCTGCTCGGCCAGGTGCTCGACCTCTGGCGGGGCGAGCCGCTGAGCGGACTGGGCTCGCCGGTGCTGGAAGGGGAGGTGCGGCCGGAGCTGACCGAGCTGCGGCTGACCGTCACCGAGGAGTACTTCGCCGCCCAGCTCGCCCTCGGCAGGCACGAGGAGCTGCTGCCGCGGATCCAGCGACTGCACGCCGACGAGCCGCTGCGGGAACGGCTGGCCGAGTACGCGGTGCTCGCGCTCTACCGCTGCGGCCGCCGCACCGAGGCGCTGCGCACCTACGAGGACTACCGGGAACGCCTCTCCGCCAAGCTCGGCCTCGACCCGCGGCCGGAGCTGCGCGACCTGATCGACCGGGTGCGCACCGACGATCCAGCGCTGTGCGCCGCCCAGCCGGAGTGCGAGGCCAGCGCACCGCCCGCGCCCACCGAACTGCCCGCCCCCGCCGCCGGGTTCACCGGCCGCACCGCGGAGCAGTCCTGGCTGGACGGGCTGCTGAGCCGGGCCGAACAGGCAGGCGAGTCCGCGGTCGGGGTGCTGGCCGGGGCGGGCGGCATCGGCAAGAGCGCGCTCGCGCTGACCTGGGCCCGCCGTTCCGCAGCGCATTTCGCCGACGGAGTGCTCTTCGGCGCGCTGCGTGGCTTCGACCCCGAGCACCCGCCTGCCGACCCGGCCGAGCTGCTCCGGCAGTTCCTGCTGGAGCTGGGGCTGGCCGCGGAGGCGGTGCCGGTGCCCTTCGACGAACGGCTGGCGCTGTACCGCTCGATGCTGGCCGGCCGCCGGGTGCTGGTGCTGCTGGACGACGCCCGCGACTCCGAGCAGGTCCGCCCGCTGCTGCCGCCCGGCGGCGGCTCGCTGGCCCTGATCACCAGCAGGCGGCGGCTGGACGGCCTGGTGGTCAGCCACGGCGCGGGCATCCACACCCTGGGCACGCTGCCCCGCGCGGTCGGCGTCGCACTGCTGGCCAGCGAGGCCCGTACGGCCGACCCCGCGGTGCTGGACGAGCTGGCCGCGCTGTGCGGGGACCTGCCGCTGGCGCTGCGGGTGGTGGCCGCCCGGCTGGCCGCGGCGGGCAACCCCGGCAAGCTGGCCGCCGAACTGCGTGATGAGCAGCACCGGCTGGCCGGACTGGAGGAGGACGGCTCCTCGGTGCGCGGCGCCTTCGACATCTCCTACCGGGACCTCGCGCCCGAACCCGCCGCGGTGTTCCGGCTGCTCGGCCTGCACCCCGGCCCCAGCCTCACCCCCGACCTGGTCGCCGCGCTGGCCGGCACCACCCCGGCCGCGGCCCGGCGGGCGCTGCGCGGGCTCACCGCCGCGCACCTGCTGGCCGAACCACGCCGGGACCGCTTCGCCCTGCACGACCTGATCCGGCTGCACGCCCGCGAACTGGCCCGCACCGAACTGGGTGAAACCGCGAGGCGGGCGGCCCAGCGCAGGCTCATTCACTACTACTGGCGCTGGTGCGCGCACGCCGCGGTGAAGTTCAGTCCATCTACCCACGGTTTTGGCCTGCCACCGGGCGGCGAGGCCGATCCCGTGCCGGACTGGAGCGCGGAGGAAGCCCTGCGCTGGTTCGAGACCGAGCGCGCCAACGCCGTCGCGGTCATCCGGCTGGCCAGGGAGGAAGGCTTCCCCAGGGAGACCTGGCTGCTGGCCCGACCCGTTTCCATCTACCTGGCGGTGCGCAACCGCGTGGAGGACTGGATCAGCGTGAACGAGCTGGGCCTTGCCGCGGCCACCGCGGCGGGCGAGGGCGCCGGAGTGGCGATGATGCTCAACGGCCTCGGCGCGGCCACCCACCGGCTCGGCCGCCGGGAGGAGTCGCTGCGCTACTACCGGGACTCGCTGGCCGCGGCCACCCAGGCCGGGGACCGGCACGCCGCCGCCAGGGCAGCCACCAACGTGGCAGGCGCGCTGGCCTGGCTGCGCCGCGCGCCCGAGGCCGAGATCGCCGCCGCCGAGGCGATCCGGCACAACCAGGAGATCGGCGACCGGCACGCCGAGTCCGCGATCAACAACACCCTGGGCGTGCTGGCCCTGGACTCCGGCAGGCCGGAACGCGCCGAGACCTATTTCCAGCGCGCGGTGGCCATCGACGAGGAGATCGGTGACGACAACTTCCTGGCCACCGCGCTGAACAATCTCGCGCGGGCCCTGCTGGCCCGCGGTGAGGTGGAGGGCGCGGCCGCGGCCAACCGGCGCGCGCTCGCCCTGGCCATCAGCCACGGCATGAACCGGACCGAGGCCTTCGCCCGGCGTGGCCTCGGCGATGTCGCCAGTGCCACCGGGGACGGCCCGGCCGCGGCCGCGCAGTGGCGGCGGGCACTGGAGATCCTGGACGCCTTCGACCGCGGTGAGGCCGAGACCGTGCGCGCCAGGCTGGCCGTGCTGGAGGGCCGCCCGTGA